AGGCTAGTCTCTCTAAGATTCTCGGCTTTTAAGGCACAAGGTTCAGATTTTCTAGGGGTCTTACCACAGCATCCAGAGGCACGTAGATGCCATACCCATTTGGTACAGCTTATTTTTTTCAACTATTTGAAAATGggctatttgaaaaaaaaatttaccagaTTTTAAAAAGCTATACTATGCAAATTGTGGTTTCAAAACGGGCACATCTCCTGCATTTAATTCTTAAGCCTTATCTTGTTGTCCATTAGTAATACCAAGCCTACATAATGAGAATAACAAGTGAACACCCCCCCCCCAAAACGAATTCCAGAAttcattcaaataaattattaaaaagcaCAAGTTTCACCCAAATTGGCATCATCTGAACCCAACAAAGGAATAACCACCTCACAAAGAGACCCATAAAGCTTTAAAggacaacaaaaacaacaaacgACCAATACGTTTGATTCACCATTACCCTCAACTCTACAAAATAGCCCCAATTCTGCCATTGCACTTTCTCAAACACATTAACCCAGATGTCTTCATTTCTCAAAGACACCCAACATTATCACAAACATACTAAACAATTTTCCAACcccaaattccaaattttagCACTACAAGTATTGTAACAAACACAgaacaatcaaacaaaacccataattcacaaaaacaaaatccaattgtTAAACCACTAAACAAtgcaaaaaatcattttaaacaCAAGACTCATTTGAGTGTCACTCACTCGGTGCCCTTTTGCCTCAGAATCCGAAACTGCTCAGGCGAGAGTACGACCTGCCACTCCTCCTCCGATTTCTGGAACGACCCAGGTGCAGCAGCCATGGCTACAACCCCACCACGAAAGCTACGGTTACTCTGCTGAAACTGAAGCGAGGCACCACCAAACCCAGTTGCAGAACTGGGAACAGTAACAATGGGTTTTGAAACAAAGGGTCTGAAACGGGTTTTGAAGAGAGAGGTGGGAGCAAGGTTTGGTGGAGAAACGGGCTTAGAGAAGATTAAGGTTTTGGAGGAAGAGAGAGGTGGTGTTCTCAGAATTTGATAGCCCATTTGAGAAAAATCCAGAGTCGGTTAATGGAATTTGTACTTCGTACTTAGACCAGTTCCACAGTTCAGATTATTACGaggatattattattattattagataatGCCCACGCTGTTTTCATTTTTTCGCTACAATGTAGTACCTATTCTGGGCCTTACGATTGTGTTAGTTCGTGTTGTTCACTAACGGTTCAGATCTGCTAAGTACAATTGGCTACAGTGATCTGCGATAAagactacaaatttttttttttttttaaagaaataattacaacatgctgttAACCCCGCAGTTCGAACCCTTTCCTCCTaaacccccaagcactttgtacatgggaaGATgtcaaaactacaaaaatattGCCCTTTGATTTTTCACAAAACTACAAAAACGTCTCCAAGGTTTATGGAAACATTTTAAGTTTGTGATCCACTGATTAGTAATTTTCTGagaataaaaagttattattataagCAAATgtcataagttaaaatttaCAACAATTTCTATAAAAAACATCTAACTAATGACAATATGTTAGTTTGATAATTCACTAATATTCCTCTTGATTATATATCActaattttcctcatttttttttctatgtgtATCcaacctcatttttttttctatgtgtGTATCCAACCAATGTGTTCCTTTTCATTTTGATGAATTAATTGGGCTCATTTAGACATCACaggtaattaattttttacaaaaaatgtggttgaatttaattgaatagtCTAATGTATTGCACTTAAGATATTAGGTTTAAGTATTGACCACTGCATACTCttagtgtgatggtcactccacaagtataagtacttatgTGATATAGAGGGTAAGACCCGAGGTTCAAGTTTCTATaaaggagtttcacacatatacacttagattaagttagagtagaattctatcatgtatcaaaaaaagtattgagctaaaatagtttttaaaaaaaaaagtattgagcTAAATTAAAAATCTTGAGTGACTTACTGAGATCATGACATGTGTAACCGCGAGTATAAGCGTGAAGAAAACGTGCCATATATAACAAGAGAGCATTTAACAAGCAGCAAGGGAATGAACCATGGATGCGAGAAAAGTAACACtgaagtaatatttttttcttttctttttttgggctgAATAACATTGAAGTAATTGTTGAAGGTTGCAAGCAGCACCTGGATATTTGACAAGTGGCATCCAAATCCAACCATGTGAAAAGAGTAACCACTGATAATCGAATGACCTTAAAAGTATAAATAGTTAACTTACCTTcaagaaaaacacacaagtCTCCTCTCACAAATGTCATCTctatttgtattttctttttagtttcgTATGGTTTTACAAGGTGTTCGTGCAAGTAAGTAgtttacttgtaatttgttgTTCTTTACTCATTCTTAACCTGTTTGACCATAAGTATTATGTCACCAATCTCATTTGGTGTTTATATCAATTGTTTTGTGATTGAATCGATTTGCTTTGTCAACATCCAATTTTACTGTTACTTTTAACTGCTTAGTTtcttcttgattcttgataacttTTTATCTCACTTAAGACCTAGTCATTTACTTTCTATCGATAAATGTTACTAGcattctttttaatattttcattgatcgtttttgaaaagttttcttAACTGAGGCA
This portion of the Castanea sativa cultivar Marrone di Chiusa Pesio chromosome 7, ASM4071231v1 genome encodes:
- the LOC142642040 gene encoding peptide methionine sulfoxide reductase B5-like produces the protein MGYQILRTPPLSSSKTLIFSKPVSPPNLAPTSLFKTRFRPFVSKPIVTVPSSATGFGGASLQFQQSNRSFRGGVVAMAAAPGSFQKSEEEWQVVLSPEQFRILRQKGTEYPGTGEYDKFFGEGVYQCAGCGTPLYRSTTKFNSGCGWPAFYEGLPGAINRNPDPDGMRIEITCAACGGHLGHVFKGEGFPTPTDERHCVNSISLKFAPANSHASQ